Proteins encoded by one window of Arachis hypogaea cultivar Tifrunner chromosome 1, arahy.Tifrunner.gnm2.J5K5, whole genome shotgun sequence:
- the LOC112698786 gene encoding uncharacterized protein produces the protein MASTKVQRVMTQPINLIFRFLQSKARIQIWLFEQKDLRIEGRIIGFDEYMNLVLDDAEEVNVKKNIRKTLGRILLKGDNITLMMNTGK, from the exons ATGGCTAGCACCAAAGTTCAGAGGGTTATGACCCAACCTATT AACTTGATTTTCAGGTTTCTTCAAAGT AAAGCTCGCATTCAGATTTGGCTCTTCGAGCAAAAGGATTTGAGGATCGAAGGCCGAATCATC GGTTTTGATGAATACATGAATTTGGTTCTTGATGATGCTGAAGAAGTGAACGTAAAGAAGAATATCAGAAAGACATTAG GGAGGATCCTTCTTAAAGGAGACAACATAACGTTAATGATGAACAC GGGCAAATGA
- the LOC112698754 gene encoding PTI1-like tyrosine-protein kinase At3g15890 isoform X1 — MGSSLSCCGSDKIEEAAQTAFGAVNNSWRIFTYKELHAATNGFSEDNKLGEGGFGSVYWGKTSDGHECWQIAVKKLKAMNSKAEMEFAVEVEVLGRVRHKNLLGLRGYCAGNEERLIVYDYMANLSLLSHLHGQFANEVQLDWKRRMKIAIGSAEGVLYLHHDVTPHIIHRDIKASNVLLNSDFEPLVADFGFAKLIPEGVSHMTTRVKGTLGYLAPEYAMWGKVSESCDVYSFGILLLELVTGRKPIEKLPGGIKRTITEWAEPFISKSRFGDLVDPKLRGNFDENQVKQAIHVAALCVQSEPDKRPNMKQVVNLLKGYEPNHNTVLNTRLHTVKYTDTLMPLDHHGDDDLDDDATNSSAGYGVFSAIQVQKMNLPP, encoded by the exons ATGGGATCCTCCCTGAGTTGCTGTGGCTCTGACAAAATTGAAGAAGCAGC GCAAACAGCATTTGGTGCAGTTAACAATTCATGGAGAATATTCACGTACAAGGAGCTGCATGCAGCTACGAATGGATTCAGTGAGGACAATAAGCTTGGTGAAGGTGGATTTGGAAGCGTGTATTGGGGAAAAACAAGTGATGGTCATGAG TGTTGGCAGATAGCGGTGAAGAAACTGAAGGCAATGAACTCGAAGGCAGAGATGGAATTTGCGGTAGAAGTAGAAGTACTGGGAAGGGTTAGGCACAAGAATTTGTTGGGACTGAGAGGGTACTGTGCAGGGAATGAAGAAAGGCTTATAGTGTACGATTACATGGCGAATCTGAGCCTTCTTTCTCATCTGCATGGGCAGTTTGCAAATGAAGTGCAACTGGATTGGAAAAGGAGAATGAAGATTGCAATTGGATCTGCAGAAGGAGTGTTGTATTTGCACCATGACGTCACACCACACATCATCCACAGAGACATCAAAGCAAGCAACGTTCTTCTCAACTCAGACTTCGAGCCGCTTGTTGCTGACTTCGGCTTCGCTAAGCTGATCCCTGAAGGGGTTAGCCACATGACTACCCGTGTTAAGGGCACTTTGGGATACTTGGCACCCGAATACGCCATGTGGGGAAAAGTCTCCGAGAGTTGCGATGTTTATAGCTTTGGGATTCTTCTCTTGGAGCTTGTAACTGGAAGAAAGCCAATTGAGAAGCTCCCTGGTGGGATTAAGAGAACCATAACCGAATGGGCTGAGCCATTCATAAGTAAATCAAGGTTCGGGGATCTTGTTGATCCTAAACTCAGAGGTAACTTTGATGAGAATCAGGTGAAGCAAGCCATTCATGTGGCTGCACTTTGCGTGCAGAGTGAGCCTGATAAGAGACCCAACATGAAGCAAGTGGTTAACCTTCTCAAAGGGTATGAACCCAATCATAACACTGTTTTGAACACTAGGCTTCACACTGTCAAATACACTGATACATTGATGCCACTTGATCATCATGGTGATGATGATCTTGATGATGATGCAACTAATAGCAGCGCCGGCTATGGTGTTTTTAGTGCCATTCAGGTCCAAAAGATGAACTTACCACCATAA
- the LOC112698770 gene encoding protein GLUTAMINE DUMPER 2: MAAAYREPMKAEARAPSSMGQQVPHSAWHSPVPYLFGGLAAMLGLIAFALLILACSYWKLSGYLEGNGEGERDLEAGEGKGDDNHKPQQGPYEEKILVIMAGQDKPTFLATPVSSSTVKSSSSFANNTNTCTCDQSQKSEEGAKQVRSEIENRDAAHDGSS, from the coding sequence ATGGCGGCTGCATACAGAGAACCAATGAAAGCAGAAGCAAGAGCCCCTTCTTCCATGGGCCAACAAGTACCACACTCGGCATGGCATTCCCCTGTTCCATACCTGTTTGGAGGCCTTGCTGCCATGCTGGGGCTCATAGCCTTCGCTCTCTTGATCCTCGCCTGCTCCTATTGGAAGCTCTCTGGCTACTTGGAAGGAAACGGCGAAGGAGAACGAGACCTGGAAGCTGGAGAAGGAAAAGGCGACGACAACCATAAACCGCAACAAGGTCCTTACGAGGAGAAGATCCTTGTGATCATGGCCGGACAGGACAAACCAACATTCTTGGCCACGCCAGTTTCATCAAGTACCGTTAAGTCCTCTTCTTCCTTCGCCAACAACACCAACACTTGTACCTGCGACCAGTCTCAAAAATCCGAAGAGGGCGCTAAACAAGTAAGAAGCGAAATCGAAAACAGAGACGCTGCTCATGATGGATCGTCTTAA
- the LOC112698738 gene encoding probable receptor-like serine/threonine-protein kinase At5g57670 has protein sequence MVLAYPSKVLVGLSLDSDDSKELLSWAIRVLANPNDSIVAVHVLVTEDKKKRASVRKRQSQLRQAKAHVISMLGEFAQTCWSKQVNLEARVAFSSTVGGGLAEEAKSINADFLLLRGSRNPKNKNGSSKGISKYCFEHAHEGCTVVSVGKFAKAEQGSSSNPKHSQDDSEASSKWLSKDDDNQGDTAATFPVLNEFMSDSESKEQNSSPRTVLDALEGQSNSTEDDTFSTMVSSTCTTDTPKRRSKPQSPLRRIASFLGSPFRRKHSMSKNEKAQPLLKCFSYEQIANATNEFHQDNLVGRGGYSEVYKGDLCDGRSIAVKRLAKDNNDPNKEKEFLMELGVIGHVCHPNTASLVGCCVENGLYLVFNYSQNGNLATALHGKGGDSLDWPIRYKIAIGVARGLHYLHKCCKHRIIHRDIKASNVLLGPDYEPEITDFGLAKWLPNKWSHHAVIPVEGTFGYLAPEYFMHGIVDEKTDVFAFGVLLLEIVTGRRPVDSSSQNLLLWAKPLMESGNIGELADPKMNGKYDEEQLYRLVLTASYCVRQNATWRPPMSEVLELLASGNDCEAGKSWRIPKFTSDELDDYSMVFGYDVPSHISLEDFL, from the exons ATGGTGCTTGCTTACCCTTCTAAGGTGCTAGTTGGACTCTCTTTGGACTCAGATGACAGCAAGGAGCTTCTCTCATGGGCAATAAGAGTCCTTGCCAATCCAAATGACAGCATTGTGGCAGTGCATGTTCTTG TTACTGAGGATAAGAAGAAGCGCGCCTCGGTCAGAAAGAGGCAATCACAACTAAGGCAGGCAAAGGCTCATGTTATATCTATGCTTGGAGAATTTGCACAAACATGTTGGTCTAAGCAG GTTAATCTGGAGGCAAGAGTGGCATTCAGTTCCACAGTAGGTGGAGGTTTAGCTGAGGAAGCCAAGTCCATCAATGCCGATTTTCTTCTTCTACGTGGCTCAAGAAATCCAAAAAACAA GAATGGAAGTTCCAAGGGAATTAGCAAGTATTGCTTTGAGCATGCACATGAAGGCTGCACTGTGGTCTCGGTTGGGAAATTCGCCAAGGCAGAGCAAGGCTCCAGTTCAAATCCGAAGCATTCTCAAG ATGATAGTGAAGCAAGTTCTAAATGGTTATCTAAGGATGATGACAATCAAGGTGACACGGCTGCTACCTTCCCTGTTCTGAATGAATTCATGTCTGACTCTGAGTCTAAAGAACAGAACAGTTCGCCAAGAACAGTACTAGATGCGCTGGAAGGGCAATCTAACAGCACAGAAGATGATACATTCAGCACTATGGTCTCAAGCACCTGCACCACAGATACACCTAAGAGAAGATCAAAACCTCAATCTCCCTTGAGGCGCATAGCCTCCTTCCTCGGATCACCATTCCGAAGAAAACATAGCATGTCCAAGAATGAAAAGGCTCAACCCTTGTTGAAGTGCTTCAGCTATGAACAGATAGCCAATGCTACTAATGAATTCCACCAAG ATAATTTGGTCGGGAGAGGCGGATACTCGGAAGTATACAAAGGTGATCTTTGTGATGGAAGAAGCATTGCTGTGAAGAGATTGGCGAAGGACAACAATGATCCTAACAAGGAGAAAGAGTTCCTTATGGAATTGGGAGTTATTGGACATGTCTGCCATCCTAACACTGCATCCTTAGTTGGATGCTGCGTCGAAAATGGACTCTATCTAGTCTTCAATTACTCTCAGAATGGAAACTTGGCAACTGCACTGCACG GTAAAGGTGGAGATTCACTTGATTGGCCAATCAGATACAAGATTGCTATTGGAGTTGCAAGGGGGCTCCATTACCTTCATAAATGTTGCAAACACAGAATAATTCATCGCGATATCAAAGCTTCCAATGTTCTTCTAGGCCCTGATTATGAGCCAGAG ATAACAGATTTTGGGCTTGCAAAGTGGCTTCCAAACAAGTGGAGTCATCATGCAGTGATCCCAGTAGAAGGGACATTCGGATACTTAGCACCAGAGTACTTCATGCATGGAATAGTGGATGAGAAAACAGATGTTTTTGCATTTGGTGTTCTTCTTCTTGAGATTGTAACTGGACGCAGACCTGTTGATTCATCAAGCCAAAACCTTCTCCTTTGG GCAAAGCCTCTGATGGAATCAGGGAATATTGGAGAGCTAGCTGATCCAAAAATGAATGGTAAATATGATGAAGAGCAACTCTATAGGTTGGTGCTTACAGCTTCATACTGTGTCAGACAAAATGCCACGTGGCGCCCTCCAATGAGCGAG GTGTTAGAGTTGCTGGCAAGTGGGAATGACTGTGAGGCAGGGAAAAGTTGGAGGATCCCAAAATTCACTTCAGATGAATTGGATGATTATTCCATGGTGTTTGGATATGATGTCCCCTCACACATATCTCTCGAGGATTTTCTCTGA
- the LOC112698754 gene encoding PTI1-like tyrosine-protein kinase At3g15890 isoform X2 encodes MGSSLSCCGSDKIEEAAQTAFGAVNNSWRIFTYKELHAATNGFSEDNKLGEGGFGSVYWGKTSDGHEIAVKKLKAMNSKAEMEFAVEVEVLGRVRHKNLLGLRGYCAGNEERLIVYDYMANLSLLSHLHGQFANEVQLDWKRRMKIAIGSAEGVLYLHHDVTPHIIHRDIKASNVLLNSDFEPLVADFGFAKLIPEGVSHMTTRVKGTLGYLAPEYAMWGKVSESCDVYSFGILLLELVTGRKPIEKLPGGIKRTITEWAEPFISKSRFGDLVDPKLRGNFDENQVKQAIHVAALCVQSEPDKRPNMKQVVNLLKGYEPNHNTVLNTRLHTVKYTDTLMPLDHHGDDDLDDDATNSSAGYGVFSAIQVQKMNLPP; translated from the exons ATGGGATCCTCCCTGAGTTGCTGTGGCTCTGACAAAATTGAAGAAGCAGC GCAAACAGCATTTGGTGCAGTTAACAATTCATGGAGAATATTCACGTACAAGGAGCTGCATGCAGCTACGAATGGATTCAGTGAGGACAATAAGCTTGGTGAAGGTGGATTTGGAAGCGTGTATTGGGGAAAAACAAGTGATGGTCATGAG ATAGCGGTGAAGAAACTGAAGGCAATGAACTCGAAGGCAGAGATGGAATTTGCGGTAGAAGTAGAAGTACTGGGAAGGGTTAGGCACAAGAATTTGTTGGGACTGAGAGGGTACTGTGCAGGGAATGAAGAAAGGCTTATAGTGTACGATTACATGGCGAATCTGAGCCTTCTTTCTCATCTGCATGGGCAGTTTGCAAATGAAGTGCAACTGGATTGGAAAAGGAGAATGAAGATTGCAATTGGATCTGCAGAAGGAGTGTTGTATTTGCACCATGACGTCACACCACACATCATCCACAGAGACATCAAAGCAAGCAACGTTCTTCTCAACTCAGACTTCGAGCCGCTTGTTGCTGACTTCGGCTTCGCTAAGCTGATCCCTGAAGGGGTTAGCCACATGACTACCCGTGTTAAGGGCACTTTGGGATACTTGGCACCCGAATACGCCATGTGGGGAAAAGTCTCCGAGAGTTGCGATGTTTATAGCTTTGGGATTCTTCTCTTGGAGCTTGTAACTGGAAGAAAGCCAATTGAGAAGCTCCCTGGTGGGATTAAGAGAACCATAACCGAATGGGCTGAGCCATTCATAAGTAAATCAAGGTTCGGGGATCTTGTTGATCCTAAACTCAGAGGTAACTTTGATGAGAATCAGGTGAAGCAAGCCATTCATGTGGCTGCACTTTGCGTGCAGAGTGAGCCTGATAAGAGACCCAACATGAAGCAAGTGGTTAACCTTCTCAAAGGGTATGAACCCAATCATAACACTGTTTTGAACACTAGGCTTCACACTGTCAAATACACTGATACATTGATGCCACTTGATCATCATGGTGATGATGATCTTGATGATGATGCAACTAATAGCAGCGCCGGCTATGGTGTTTTTAGTGCCATTCAGGTCCAAAAGATGAACTTACCACCATAA